One genomic window of Pseudomonas sp. LFM046 includes the following:
- a CDS encoding flavodoxin has protein sequence MKVAILSGSVYGTAEEVARHAEKLLKAAGLDAHYLQRVTLDELIAFDPEALLTVTATTGMGELPDNLMPLYAELRDRLPNWRGRPGAVLALGDSSYDVFCGGGELIRELYAELGLREVVEMNRLDASETVTPELDAEPWLASFIAALKA, from the coding sequence ATGAAAGTCGCCATCCTGTCCGGCTCGGTGTACGGCACCGCCGAAGAAGTCGCTCGTCATGCGGAGAAGCTGCTGAAGGCCGCCGGCCTCGATGCGCACTACCTGCAGCGCGTGACCCTGGATGAACTGATCGCCTTCGATCCCGAGGCGCTGCTGACCGTTACCGCCACCACCGGCATGGGCGAGCTGCCCGATAACCTGATGCCGCTGTACGCCGAGCTGCGCGACCGCCTGCCCAACTGGCGTGGCCGCCCCGGCGCCGTGCTGGCGTTGGGTGACTCCAGCTATGACGTGTTCTGCGGCGGCGGCGAACTGATCCGCGAGCTCTACGCCGAGCTGGGCTTGCGGGAAGTGGTGGAGATGAACCGCCTGGATGCCAGCGAGACCGTCACCCCGGAATTGGATGCCGAGCCCTGGCTGGCCAGCTTCATCGCGGCGCTGAAAGCCTGA